DNA from Algisphaera agarilytica:
GACGCGCGGGATGTTCTTGCGGTGACGAGTGATCTTGGTGAAAGGTCACCGGTCACGGTTGCGCCGCCGCGGCTGATCCGCAGTGTCGGGATCGTAGTCTGGGTTGGCGGCGGGTACGTCGGCGTCGGTGGCCTTGAGCCATTTCTCGAGCTCACGCTCCAGTGAACGAACCGTCGTGGTTTTCGACTTGGCAAGGTCTTTGGACTCACCCAGGTCGTCAGCAATGTTGTAGAGCTCGGATTCCTTGCTCTCGAAATCGTAGAGCAGCTTCCAATCGCCTTTGCGGACAACGGCACGCGGGCCGTGCGAGATCGAGCCGCGGGGCGTGGTGCTGTAGGTGGGGATGTACCAGACCAGGGGCCGGTTCTCGTTGAGTGATGATTGGCCTTCGAGTATGGGACGCCAGCTTTCGCCGTCCACCGCTTGCTGCCGCGGTGCTTTGGCCCCGGAGAGATCGAGGAACGTGGGGTACAGGTCGAAGAGCAGCACGGGCTCGTCGGTCTTGCGTCCCGCCTCCACGACGCCGGGGTAGTGCACGACGCAGGGGATGCGCACGCCGCCTTCGTACAGCGATCCCTTGCCGCTGCGGAGCGGGGCATTGTTGGTGGTGCGATCGCTGCCGCCGTTGTCCGAAACGAAAACCACGACGGTGTTGTCCGCTAGGCCTTGGGCATCAAGCGACTCCATGATCCGCCCGACGCTGTTGTCCAGCGAGACCAGCATCGCGGCGTACTCGGCGTTGTCGTGTTGCTCATCCGTGGGCCAGCGGTTCACGTCTCTGAGCACGGCCGGATCGGGTTCGATGGGGTTGTGCACCGCGTAGTGCGCGAGCCAGAGGAAGAACGGCCCGCCTTTGTTTTCTTCGATAAAGCCAACCGCTTCGTCGGTGAGCCGGTCGGTGATGTACTCGCCGTCCTTGGCGGTCTCGTCGAGGTCGGCGATGCCGTAAGGGGCATAGTAGGTCCGCGTGCCGCCGCCGCGGGAGGCGCCGACGCTGGTGTCGAAACCATGCGACGTCGGCCCAGTGCGTCCCGAGGTACGGCCCAGGTGCCACTTGCCGACGTGGCCGGTGGTGTAGCCCGCTTGCTGCAGCGCCTCGGGCAGCGTGGTGATGTCCGAGTCCAATGACGATTGATTGCGTGGCGTGGTCAGCGCGAGTTTGCTGAGGTCAGGCCCGTCGGATTGCCCGCGTCCGCCGCCACCGCCAACGGTGTACACCCCGGTGCGTGGGCTGTACATCCCCGAGAGGATCGCGGCACGGGTGGGGGCGCACATCGGCGCATTGGCGTAGGCCTGGGTGAACACCAGCCCTCCGGACGCGAGACGATCGAGGTGGGGCGTGCGGTGGTAGTCGCTGCCCATGAACCCCAGGTCCCGCCAGCCGAGGTCGTCGGCGACGATCACAATGAAATTAGGCTGATCCTTCGCGGCGGCGTTTGAGATCGGCAATGCGGCGAACAGAACAGCTAAAGCTAAAAGGCATGCCCAGGGGCAGCGGGAGTCGTATTTCATGGATGCACAACGTCTGGGATGTGAGGCTATTGCAGCACGACCCTTCGACTTCGCGGAAGTCGTGGAAACGCTGTGCCGGATATTGGGCTTGTGGATTAAGCCGTCACCGCTTGTCCTGCATCTTCCGCGACCTTCCACATCGCCCCGTCCCGTTCAACGTGGCGGTACAGCGTGTCGCGTTCGACGGGGGTGTAGCCCGCTTCGTGGATCGCGCGTTTGAGGTCGGACACGGTGACTTCCTGGTGGGTGTCGGTGCCTTCGACTTTGGTGATGTCGTACCAGACGACGGTGCCGTCGATGTCGTCGGCGCCGTGGTCGAGCATGACCTGGGCCATGGGCAGCGTTTGCATGATCCAGAAGGCTTTTACGTGGGGGAAGTTGTCGAGCATGAGTCGGGCGACGGCGATCATGCGGAGGTTGTCGACGCCGGACGGGCCGGGCAGGTGCTGGAGTTCGCTGCCGTCCGGGAAGAACGGAAGGGGGATGATCGTTTGGAATCGGCCCTTGAAATTGTTCTCGATCGCGTGGTCTTGTTCCTCGCGGAGCATGCACAGGTGGTGGATGCGGTCTTCGAGCGACTCGACGTGGCCGTAGAGCATGGTGGCGTTGGTGAACAGGCCGAGCTCGTGGGCGGTGCGGTGGACGGTGAGCCATTCGTCGCTGCGGATCTTGCCGCGGAAGGCCTCGTCGTGCACGCGGTCGTCGAAGACTTCTGCACCGCCCCCGGGCATCGAGCCGAGGCCCGCTTCGATCAGGTCTTCAAACACCGCACGCACCGCCCCGGCAAAATCCTTACGGACCGCGCGTTTGCTGATGCGCGCGAGGTGCACGATCTCCACGGCGGTGAACGCCTTGATGTGGACCTGCGGCGCGGTCTCGCGGATCGCGCTGAGCATGTCGGTGTAGTAGGAGAAGGGCAGCTTGGGGTGGAGCCCGCCGACGATGTGCATCTCGGTGGCCCCGGAGTCGACGGCGGTTTGGGCCTGCTTGCGGATATCGTCGAGGGAGTACTCGTAGGCCCCGTCCTGGCCGGGCTTGCGGTGGAACTCGCAGAACTTGCACGAGAGGATGCAGAGGTTCGAGTAGTTCATGTGGCGGTTGACGTTGTAGTAGGCCGTGTCGCCGTGGAGGGAACGGCGGACGAAGTTGGCCAACTCGCCGAGCGTGTGCAGGTCGCGGGTCTGCAGGAGCACCATCCCGTCCTCGGCGCTGAGGCGGGTTCCGGCGTAGACCTTTTCGGCGATGGGGGCGAGGGCGGGGTCTTGCATAGCCATATGTTAGGGCTTCTGCGTGGGCTTTTCGGCCTGACGGCGTAGGGAATACTTGAAGAAATCCCACAGCCCTGCGAAGCGGTAGTCCGGATCGACGTAGTGCTCGATCACGTAAAACGCGAAGTAGTAGAACCGAGCGAAGCACCAGACGGCCAGGCCCAGCAGCAACGCGGTTTTCCAGTGGAAATGTTCAATGAGCAGAGCGGCCGAGGCGAGGAGGCCGCCAAGAAGAAAAAGCCAACCCTTGAGCAGGATCAGAATCTTGCTTTGGAGGTCGGGTCCCATGATTGGATTTTAACTTGAGCCGACCGCAGCTCCGCCAAGAATCAGAAGACGAAAACGAGCAGTGGGAGCAGCGAGACAAGCAGCTGGATCGCCACGATGATCACGACCAGGCGGATCGCCATTTTGCTTCTTCGTTGGCGTTCAGCGGTGCTCAGGGGCGAGGCATCGAAGGCGGTGCCGCACTCGGGACACGTGTCTCGGTCGAGGCCCTTTTTGGGGTAGTGGCAAGCGGCGCAGTGAGTCGGATCGACGCTTGCCTCGAGGACAGCGTCGGCCGGGGGGTGGCCGCGTTGGGGGATTGGGCGAATTGAAACAGGTGGCGACTTCACTTCGCTAAACTCTAGGCATGCGAATCATCGGCCACGGCGTGGACATTGTCGAGAAGTCTCGGATCGAGCACATGATCGAAGATCATGGCGAGCGGTTCCTTAATCGCTGTTTCACCGAGGCGGAACGGGCGTACTCGGATGGCAACACCAAGCGGCGGATGGAGCACCTGGCGGGGCGGTTCGCGGCCAAGGAGGCGATCCTCAAGGTGCTGGGCACCGGCTGGAGCGGCGGGATCGCGTGGACCGACGCGGAGGTGGTCCGCGAGCCATCGGGCCGGCCGACGGTGGCGCTGCACGGCAAGTGTGCCGAGGTGGCGGCAGAGCTGGGCATCACCGAGTGGTGGCTGAGCATCTCCCACATCGAGACCCATGCGGTGGCCAGCGCGATCGGTGTCGCGACGGGCGAGTCGTGAGCTCGGCGGGGCAAAAACCGCAATCTGAGAGAAAAACGCCGGCCCCGCCTTGACGCGGCCCGGTTCATCGGGCATTTTTGCAAACTATTCGTTCCAGGATCCGGGTAAGCCCGATAAAGTAGAAGCTATGGGTCGCAGACAAGGACGGACGCCGCCTTACGAAATCATGCAGAACGTGGGAAGCGGTACGCCGTTGCCCCGTTCGGGCGTGAGACGTGTGCGTGGCGGGAGCGTCGGCTTGCTGGGATTAACCTGGGGAGGGATCAAGTCCATCGGCGGGTGGTTTGCGGGATTGGGCGGTTTTATCGCCGATTTCCGAGGTTTTTCGTCCATTTCTGAGCGATTTGGAGGGGGACGGGGCACAAATACGGTTGAAGTCCGCCTCCCGTGGCCGGTGCTGGTGCTGCTGGGTGTGGTGGGGCTGGCGGCGATGGGCTTGATGTTCCAGATCGGGCACCACGTGGCGGGGCGGTCGGCGGTGCCGGCCGAACAGCAACAGGCTTCGGCGCAAGACGAGCAACAGCAGGCACTTGCTGTGGAATCAACGATCGAGGGTGGCATGAACCAGGCCGAATCCCTCGGGCCGGTGGTCGAGATGGGCTCGGCCCCCGTTGAGCCGGTTCAGCCGCTGGGTGGGGCCAAGGCCCAGGACCCGCGTCTGAAGGGCTTGAACTACTTCGTCCTGGCGACGGTGCGTCCCAGCGAGGTCACCAGTGAGGTCAACGGGATCTGGGCGCTCCAGGAGTTTCTCGCGGAGCACGGGGTTGCAACTTTTCTCGATAGTACTAATAATGATGCGTTCCGCGTGCTGGTGGATGTCTCACGCGGATACACCGCCGAAGAAGTGCGGAACGTGGCCTACGCCGAGCACGAACACTACCTCCGGTCCTTGGGCCGTGAGTGGAAGAAACTGCAAGGCGGCATCGGCACCGATCTGAGTGACATCTACCGGGACCGCTACGAAGGCGGCCCTTCGACCCCAACCGACCCCCAATAAACCCTCTTCACTGAGAAACCATCATGAGCCTCGATGCATCCCTGAAATCCGGCGGCGGCCTCTCGCGTCACCGCAACGTCCTGACCCGTGCCGAGCGTATCGCCAAGCTGGCCGAGAACGGCGAGTTCGATACCGAGCAAGACAACCCGCTGGGTATCCGCAAGGTCGGCAACCGCAAGCTGGTCACCGGCAAGAGCTCGAAGAAGAAGAAAGAAGCGGAGTAATTCCGCTCGGCTGGTCTGCCATACGGTTCGGCTAGCGCTCTTTCTCAATGCTCGACGAAAACGAATTGGCCCACCCGGTGTTTACGGGTGGGTTATTCTTTGGTTGATTTGTAACGCGGCGATTCAAGATCGCCGGCTAACGGGTAAATCGTGACACCGGTTTTACCTATCTGTTTGAATTGGATCACACGATGCTTAACCCTGATCGCTTCATCACCGACCGACTCCGCGCTATCGACGCCTCGGGCATCCGACGCGTCTTCGACTTGGCCGCACAGCTCGAGGACCCGATCAATCTGTCGATCGGTCAGCCCGATTTCGACGTGCCCGAGCCGATCAAGAAGGCGGCGGCGGACGCGATCGATCAGGGGTTCAACCGCTACACGCAGACCCAGGGCATCGCCGACCTGCGGGCCAAGCTCACCGCGGACCTCTCTGCCGAGTTCCCCGAGACTCTGGGCCAGGCGCTCACCTCCGGCGACGCGTCGCTGCTGATCACCTCCGGCGTGTCCGGCGGGTTGATGCTGGCGATGATGACCTGCGTCGGCCCGGGCGACGAGGTACTGATCCCCGACCCGTACTTCGTGATGTACAAGCACCTGGTCACGCTGGCGGGCGCGACGCCGGTGTTTGTCGATACCTACCCCGATTTCCAGGTGACGCCCGAGCGGCTGGCCGAGAAGGTGACCGAGCGGACGAAGCTGGTGCTGTTCAACACGCCGAGCAACCCGACGGGCGTGATGGCAACGGCGGAGATCTGCGAGGCGGTGACGCAGTTCTGCGCCGAGCGTGAGCTGCTGCTGCTCAGCGACGAGATCTACGACGTGTTCCAGTACACCAGCGACGCGACCATGCCTTCGCCGGTGCGTTCCTCGGCGGATGCGCTGCTGATGCGTGGCTTCTCGAAGACCTACGGCATGACCGGTTGGCGGTTGGGATATGTCGCGGGGCCGACGCCGATCGTGGAGCAGATGACCAAGCTGCAGCAGTACAGCTTCGTGTGTGCGCCGTCGATGACGCAGCTCGCGGGGACCCTGGCGCTGGATGTGGACATGAGCGAGCACGTCGCGGCGTATGCCCGCAAGCGTGACCGTGTGGTTGAGGTGCTCAGCCCGCACTTCGAGCTCGCCGTCCCCGGCGGGGCGTTCTACGCCTTCCCCAAGGTGCCCGAGCACCTGGGCTTGACCGGCACGCAGTTCGTCGAAGCCGCGGTCGCCCGGAACCTGCTCATCATCCCCGGCAACGTGTTTTCGCAACACGACACCCACTTCCGTTTGAGTTACGCCTGCGACGACGCGACCCTGGAACGGGGGTTGGAGATCCTGGTGGAGTTGGCGAAGACTTAAGGCAGCTGCGGGGCGTTTTCGAGCGTGCCGCCGTCTTGTGCGTGGTCGAACCGGATGAGGATGTTGTCGGTGCGGGTCAACATTCCTTGGAGTGTTGGGTAATCGGACTTCCGGAAAAGGACGTGCTCTTCCTCGTAAGGAATAGACTCGGCGTGACCGTCGATGTAGAGCGAGTTTGTCACGGTGCCTCTGTGATTGAGATTGAACTGCTCGGGTATGCCGAAGACGTTCGTGGCGGGAACATCCATCGCGACATCCCACATCAACATTGATGCCCGTCCGCCCAATTGATTGGTCCCAAGATCTTCAATCTTGTCGTTGGTTGTTTCGTCAAGGTTGCGGAAGGTATAGGCGACCGCGACGACGGCCCCGGGAGTACCGATGTCTTCAAGTGTGCCGGGGGTCATTTTGGGCTCGGGCCCATCGGGGCAATCAAGGACTTCCGGGCTGGAGACATAGTCATTGGTAATGAGCACCCCATGTGATGCATAGGTACTGATAAACCAGAGGTAATTGTTGGCGGTATTTTCAAGTGTAACGCCCGGGGCCCCCAAGTTGACCGCACTGCTGCCCCTTGGAATAGCACCGTCGTGGTCTGCGGCGTAGGC
Protein-coding regions in this window:
- a CDS encoding sulfatase gives rise to the protein MKYDSRCPWACLLALAVLFAALPISNAAAKDQPNFIVIVADDLGWRDLGFMGSDYHRTPHLDRLASGGLVFTQAYANAPMCAPTRAAILSGMYSPRTGVYTVGGGGGRGQSDGPDLSKLALTTPRNQSSLDSDITTLPEALQQAGYTTGHVGKWHLGRTSGRTGPTSHGFDTSVGASRGGGTRTYYAPYGIADLDETAKDGEYITDRLTDEAVGFIEENKGGPFFLWLAHYAVHNPIEPDPAVLRDVNRWPTDEQHDNAEYAAMLVSLDNSVGRIMESLDAQGLADNTVVVFVSDNGGSDRTTNNAPLRSGKGSLYEGGVRIPCVVHYPGVVEAGRKTDEPVLLFDLYPTFLDLSGAKAPRQQAVDGESWRPILEGQSSLNENRPLVWYIPTYSTTPRGSISHGPRAVVRKGDWKLLYDFESKESELYNIADDLGESKDLAKSKTTTVRSLERELEKWLKATDADVPAANPDYDPDTADQPRRRNRDR
- the mqnE gene encoding aminofutalosine synthase MqnE — translated: MQDPALAPIAEKVYAGTRLSAEDGMVLLQTRDLHTLGELANFVRRSLHGDTAYYNVNRHMNYSNLCILSCKFCEFHRKPGQDGAYEYSLDDIRKQAQTAVDSGATEMHIVGGLHPKLPFSYYTDMLSAIRETAPQVHIKAFTAVEIVHLARISKRAVRKDFAGAVRAVFEDLIEAGLGSMPGGGAEVFDDRVHDEAFRGKIRSDEWLTVHRTAHELGLFTNATMLYGHVESLEDRIHHLCMLREEQDHAIENNFKGRFQTIIPLPFFPDGSELQHLPGPSGVDNLRMIAVARLMLDNFPHVKAFWIMQTLPMAQVMLDHGADDIDGTVVWYDITKVEGTDTHQEVTVSDLKRAIHEAGYTPVERDTLYRHVERDGAMWKVAEDAGQAVTA
- the acpS gene encoding holo-ACP synthase, whose translation is MRIIGHGVDIVEKSRIEHMIEDHGERFLNRCFTEAERAYSDGNTKRRMEHLAGRFAAKEAILKVLGTGWSGGIAWTDAEVVREPSGRPTVALHGKCAEVAAELGITEWWLSISHIETHAVASAIGVATGES
- a CDS encoding small basic protein, with the translated sequence MSLDASLKSGGGLSRHRNVLTRAERIAKLAENGEFDTEQDNPLGIRKVGNRKLVTGKSSKKKKEAE
- a CDS encoding pyridoxal phosphate-dependent aminotransferase, which translates into the protein MLNPDRFITDRLRAIDASGIRRVFDLAAQLEDPINLSIGQPDFDVPEPIKKAAADAIDQGFNRYTQTQGIADLRAKLTADLSAEFPETLGQALTSGDASLLITSGVSGGLMLAMMTCVGPGDEVLIPDPYFVMYKHLVTLAGATPVFVDTYPDFQVTPERLAEKVTERTKLVLFNTPSNPTGVMATAEICEAVTQFCAERELLLLSDEIYDVFQYTSDATMPSPVRSSADALLMRGFSKTYGMTGWRLGYVAGPTPIVEQMTKLQQYSFVCAPSMTQLAGTLALDVDMSEHVAAYARKRDRVVEVLSPHFELAVPGGAFYAFPKVPEHLGLTGTQFVEAAVARNLLIIPGNVFSQHDTHFRLSYACDDATLERGLEILVELAKT
- a CDS encoding type II secretion system protein, with amino-acid sequence MRNSGKPTLFPGFTLIELLVVISIIALLIGILLPALAKARTSALATKCLSNQRQVGIGLFAYAADHDGAIPRGSSAVNLGAPGVTLENTANNYLWFISTYASHGVLITNDYVSSPEVLDCPDGPEPKMTPGTLEDIGTPGAVVAVAYTFRNLDETTNDKIEDLGTNQLGGRASMLMWDVAMDVPATNVFGIPEQFNLNHRGTVTNSLYIDGHAESIPYEEEHVLFRKSDYPTLQGMLTRTDNILIRFDHAQDGGTLENAPQLP